One Tachysurus vachellii isolate PV-2020 chromosome 18, HZAU_Pvac_v1, whole genome shotgun sequence DNA segment encodes these proteins:
- the abca3b gene encoding phospholipid-transporting ATPase ABCA3, protein MAVWRQFGLLLWKNYLQQKRQILVTLVEITLPLLFSAILIVLRQKVSFTNYPNATNYDSFSLEWPPAHLPSKLQLAYVPANSSIVRQVAEDVQLSLEQGFISAVRGFETEHQFEEFVKTDPESAKILAAVVFDHSFTQDDEPLPLQVRYHLRFTYSPRNAPPKEKSELNPNNDLDWHTLNLFPLIQLPGPREQHDTQGGTPGYYREGFLMIQHAVDRAIMKAYNRTAATALFTQTRVILSRFPYPAFIYDVFILAIQNQLPLLLVLSFTYTSLNIVRAIVQEKERKLKEYMRMMGLSNWLHWTAWFFMFFIFLSISIFFVTVLFCVQVSPNGAVLTHSDPTLVFVFLLVFTVATISFCFMISSFFSRANVAAAASGFLYFFSYLPYLFLWPRYDLLSHAQKVSACLISNVAMAMGAQLIGMFEGKGIGIQWSNLFEPVTVDDDFSLAQVLGLLLLDTILYILVTWYIEAVFPGEYGVPRPWYFFVLPSYWCNSPRVALLKEKEEEEDAEKALKGEFIEEEPTGLVSGVKIKHLAKVFKMGNKTKEAVKDLTLNMFEGQITVLLGHNGAGKTTTLSILTGLFPPSSGRAYINGYDICQDMTLIRRSLGLCPQHDVLFDNLTVREHLLFYAQLKGYPREKIPDEVDRIIRILNLEDKRSARSKTLSGGMKRKLSIGIALIGDSKVVMLDEPTSGMDPSARRATWDLLQGEKRGRTILLTTHFMDEADLLGDRIAIMAGGELQCCGSPLFLKNKYGAGYHMVIVKDALCNVSEISRLVHMYVPNATMESSAGAELSYILPKESTSRFELLFAELEMNREELGIASYGASVTTMEEVFLRVGKLVDSSLDIQAIQLPALQYQHERRSHDWTVDDTSSISGMTDVTDFTDSGTLISEDCSNIKLNTGAKLYMQQFYAMFLKRALYSWRNWKVMVAQFLVPLIFTAVALVVAQTLPRQHKTPELLLALNRYGPTSVPIALDSNAGPLVTALAEAYAAQLAAQSASPVTNLTDFTEYVLNNAIREGGAFNERCVVGAAFSGRTNKFAEITGYFNNQGYHTPATALMMVDNALYRLLAGPNASIQTGNKPMPRNISETAQSQLSEGQTGFAIAINLMYGMASLASTFALLLVIERSVKSKHVQRVSGVYLSNFWFSALLWDLINFALPCLLMLVVFSVFGVKAFVTKKHLVDVLLLLLLYGWAVIPLMYLLSFLFTSAATAFTRLTIFNIISGTATFLAVTIMTIPELHLQNLSRLMDKVFLLFPNYCLGMSFSQFYQNYETISFCTTSFLTKEICHLYNITYQLNYFSMDEPGVGSYLVAMSLQGVVFLVLLFIIELRCINTLFNLCRRCKKGMQVGEEAFQPEDRDVADERKRVLECQPVVESMVGSPLILQELTKVYPGSQSLLAVDRLSLAVGKGECFGLLGFNGAGKTTTFKMLTGDETVTAGDAFIDGYSILHDVKKVQQRIGYCPQFDAVLDHMTGRETLSMYARLRGIPEKYVFACVENVLRSLLLEPHADKMVRSYSGGNKRKLSAGMALIGGPPVIFLDEPSTGMDPVARRLLWDAVTRTRESGKAIIITSHSMEECEALCTRLAVMVNGQFKCLGSPQHLKSKFGSGYTLLAKIHMEADLEEMDLQLFKDFIESTFPGSLLKDEHQGMVHYHLTDKTLTWAQVFGILEAAKEKYCIEDYCVSQISLEQVFLSFAQFQHCSEGRRKSD, encoded by the exons ATGGCTGTGTGGCGACAGTTTGGGCTACTTCTCTGGAAAAACTATCTCCAACAA AAGCGTCAAATCTTGGTGACCCTGGTGGAGATCACACTGCCTCTCCTGTTCTCTGCAATCCTAATTGTACTGCGTCAGAAGGTGTCCTTTACTAACTACCCCAATGCCACAAATTACGATAGCTTCTCACTGGAATGGCCTCCTGCCCATCTGCCCTCAAAACTGCAACTTGCTTACGTGCCGGCAAATTCCAGCATAGTACGCCAAGTGGCTGAGGATGTGCAGCTCAGCCTGGAACAGGGCTTCATcagtgcag tgCGGGGGTTTGAGACTGAGCATCAGTTTGAGGAGTTTGTGAAAACAGACCCTGAATCAGCAAAGATCCTAGCAGCAGTGGTGTTTGACCACTCTTTTACCCAAGATGATGAACCTCTTCCACTTCAG GTCAGATATCATCTGCGCTTCACCTACAGCCCCCGAAATGCTCCTCCAAAGGAAAAATCAGAGCTGAATCCAAACAATGACCTTGACTGGCACACTCTCAACCTGTTCCCCCTCATTCAGCTGCCTGGACCCCGAGAGCAGCATGACACTCAAGGGGGAACTCCAG GTTATTACCGTGAAGGATTCCTAATGATCCAGCATGCTGTGGACCGAGCCATCATGAAAGCCTACAACAGGACAGCAGCAACTGCCCTCTTCACTCAGACACGTGTCATACTGTCACGCTTCCCGTACCCGGCTTTCATCTATGATGTCTTTATCCTGGCCATCCAAAACCAGCTACCCCTCCTGCTTGTACTCAGCTTCACCTACACATCTCTCAACATTGTCAGAGCCATAGTgcaggaaaaggaaagaaaactcaag GAATACATGAGAATGATGGGCCTGAGCAACTGGCTACACTGGACTGCTTggttcttcatgttcttcattTTCCTCTCCATCTCAATCTTCTTTGTCACTGTGCTCTTCTGTGTCcag GTGAGTCCAAACGGAGCAGTTCTGACGCATAGTGACCCTACACTAGTCTTCGTCTTCCTCCTTGTATTTACCGTGGCTACCATCAGCTTCTGTTTCATGATCAGCTCATTCTTCTCCAGAg CCAATGTTGCAGCAGCAGCAAGTGGTTTCCTCTACTTCTTTAGCTACCTGCCATACCTCTTTCTGTGGCCACGCTATGACCTGCTTTCCCATGCTCAGAAGGTGTCTGCCTGTCTCATCTCCAATGTGGCCATGGCTATGGGTGCCCAACTTATTGGCATGTTTGAAGGCAAAG GCATAGGGATCCAGTGGAGTAATTTGTTTGAGCCTGTGACTGTGGATGATGACTTTTCACTGGCTCAGGTTCTTGGGCTTTTACTTCTCGACACTATACTCTACATCCTGGTGACTTGGTACATTGAGGCAGTCTTTCCCGGCGAGTATGGAGTACCACGGCCATGGTACTTTTTCGTGTTG CCCTCATACTGGTGCAACAGCCCTCGGGTTGCCCTgctgaaggagaaggaggaagaagaggatgcAGAAAAAGCGCTGAAAGGTGAATTCATTGAAGAAGAGCCGACTGGATTAGTCTCGGGGGTTAAAATCAAGCACCTGGCCAAG GTTTTTAAAATGGGCAATAAGACTAAAGAAGCTGTGAAGGATCTcacattaaatatgtttgaAGGCCAGATCACGGTGCTTCTAGGGCACAACGGAGCTGGAAAGACCACCACCCTGTCAATACTGACTG GCTTGTTTCCTCCCAGCAGCGGCAGAGCTTACATTAATGGCTATGATATATGCCAGGATATGACACTGATACGCCGCAGCTTAGGCCTTTGTCCACAGCATGATGTGCTTTTTGACAACCTCACAGTTCGGGAGCATCTGCTTTTTTACGCCCAG CTGAAGGGCTACCCCCGTGAGAAGATTCCAGATGAGGTGGACCGCATCATCCGTATTCTAAACCTGGAGGATAAGAGGAGTGCACGGTCAAAGACCCTTTCAGGTGGAATGAAACGCAAGCTTTCTATCGGAATTGCACTTATTGGAGACTCAAAG GTGGTGATGCTGGACGAGCCTACCTCTGGCATGGACCCATCAGCCAGACGGGCCACATGGGATTTGTTGCAGGGTGAGAAACGAGGTCGCACCATCCTTCTTACCACACACTTCATGGACGAGGCTGACCTACTGGGAGACCGCATTGCTATCATGGCTGGTGGGGAACTCCAGTGCTGTGGCTCACCTCTCTTCCTCAAGAACAAATACG GTGCTGGCTACCATATGGTGATAGTAAAGGATGCGTTGTGTAACGTGTCAGAGATCAGCCGTCTGGTTCACATGTACGTGCCCAATGCCACCATGGAGAGTAGTGCAGGGGCTGAACTTTCCTACATCCTGCCAAAAGAGAGCACCAGTCG GTTCGAGCTTCTGTTTGCTGAGCTGGAAATGAACAGAGAGGAGTTGGGCATCGCGAGCTATGGTGCTTCTGTTACCACCATGGAGGAAGTTTTTCTTAG GGTTGGGAAGCTGGTGGACTCCAGTCTAGACATTCAGGCCATTCAGCTTCCAGCTCTGCAGTACCAGCATGAGCGCAGGTCACATGACTGGACAGTTGACGATACTAGCAGTATCAGCGGCATGACTGATGTAACAGACTTCACCGATAGTGGCACATTGATCTCAGAAGACTGCTCCAACATCAAACTCAACACAGGG GCTAAGCTCTACATGCAGCAGTTCTACGCCATGTTTCTAAAGAGGGCTCTGTATAGCTGGCGGAACTGGAAGGTGATGGTGGCACAGTTTTTAGTGCCACTTATCTTCACAGCAGTTGCCCTTGTTGTGGCCCAAACACTCCCTAGGCAACACAAAACCCCAGAACTTCTCCTAGCACTTAACCGGTATGGCCCCACCTCTGTGCCCATTGCCCTGGATTCTAATGCTGGACCTCTGGTTACAGCACTTGCTGAAGCCTATGCTGCCCAGCTTGCTGCACAGAGTGCCTCACCAGTGACCAATCTAACTG ACTTCACAGAGTATGTATTAAACAATGCCATAAGGGAAGGAGGAGCCTTCAATGAGCGCTGTGTGGTGGGTGCTGCTTTTAGTGGTCGAACTAACAAGTTTGCTGAAATCACTGGCTACTTCAACAACCAAGGCTACCACACACCGGCTACTGCACTCATGATGGTGGATAATGCACTCTACAGGCTCTTGGCTGGCCCAAATGCTTCCATCCAGACAGGAAACAAACCCATGCCCCGCAACATTTCTGAAACAGCCCAGAGCCAGCTCTCAGA GGGTCAAACTGGCTTTGCCATAGCTATTAACCTGATGTATGGAATGGCATCCTTGGCCAGCACCTTTGCCCTGCTCCTGGTGATTGAGCGCTCTGTGAAGTCCAAGCATGTACAGAGGGTCAGCGGTGTCTACCTCTCCAACTTCTGGTTCTCTGCCTTACTGTGGGACTTGATCAACTTTGCGCTGCCTTGTCTTCTAATGCTG GTGGTGTTTTCTGTATTTGGGGTGAAGGCCTTTGTAACGAAAAAACACCTGGTGGATGTGCTGCTTTTGTTGCTGCTCTATGGCTGGGCTGTGATTCCTCTCATGTACTTGCTCAGCTTCCTTTTCACGAGTGCTGCCACTGCTTTCACACGCCTCACCATCTTCAACATAATCAGCGGCACAGCTACGTTCCTTGCTGTCACCATCATGACCATCCCTG AGTTGCATCTGCAGAATCTTTCACGTCTAATGGATAAAGTATTTCTGCTATTCCCAAACTACTGCTTGGGCATGTCTTTTAGCCAATTCTACCAAAATTATGAGACCATCAGCTTCTGTACCACCAGCTTCCTCACCAAAGAAATCTGCCATTTATACA ACATCACCTATCAGCTGAACTACTTCTCTATGGATGAACCCGGAGTGGGCTCATACCTGGTGGCCATGTCCCTCCAGGGTGTGGTTTTCCTTGTCCTTCTTTTCATCATTGAGCTCCGGTGCATCAACACACTCTTCAACCTCTGCCGGAGATGCAAGaag GGCATGCAAGTTGGAGAAGAAGCCTTTCAGCCTGAGGATAGAGATGTAGCCGATGAGAGAAAGAGGGTTTTAGAATGCCAGCCTGTGGTGGAGTCCATGGTTGGCAGTCCTCTCATTCTGCAAGAACTTACTAAG GTATACCCAGGAAGTCAGTCTCTGCTGGCAGTGGACCGCTTGTCCCTGGCTGTGGGGAAGGGTGAATGCTTTGGACTTCTAGGATTTAATGGGGCTGGAAAGACAACTACATTTAAAATGCTGACTGGAGATGAGACTGTGACTGCAGGGGATGCCTTCATCGATGGCTATAGTATTCTCCATGATGTGAAGAAG GTACAGCAGCGAATTGGCTACTGTCCTCAGTTTGATGCTGTGCTGGATCACATGACTGGCCGTGAGACTCTCAGCATGTATGCAAGGCTCAGAGGAATCCCAGAAAAatatgtgtttgcatgtgtagaGAATGTGCTCCGCTCGTTGCTCCTGGAGCCACATGCTGACAAAATGGTTCGAAGTTACAG TGGGGGCAACAAGAGGAAGTTGAGTGCAGGTATGGCTCTGATCGGTGGGCCGCCTGTCATCTTCCTCGATGAGCCGTCCACTGGCATGGATCCGGTGGCTAGACGCTTACTTTGGGATGCAGTCACACGCACCAGAGAATCTGGCAAagccatcatcatcacctcacACAG TATGGAGGAGTGTGAGGCTTTGTGCACTAGACTGGCTGTGATGGTCAATGGGCAGTTCAAGTGTCTGGGCAGCCCACAGCATCTAAAGAGCAAATTTGGCAGTGGATACACACTGTTAGCCAAAATTCACATGGAGGCTGATTTAGAGGAGATGGACCTTCAGCTCTTTAAAGACTTCATTGAGAGCACCTTCCCTG GTAGCTTACTCAAGGATGAACACCAGGGAATGGTGCATTATCACTTGACTGACAAAACATTAACCTGGGCTCAG GTTTTTGGGATCCTTGAGGCAGCTAAAGAGAAATATTGCATTGAGGACTATTGCGTGAGTCAGATCTCACTGGAGCAAGTTTTCCTGAGCTTTGCTCAGTTCCAGCACTGTTCAGAAGGCAGGAGAAAATCAGACTAA